A window of Sphingobacterium sp. SRCM116780 contains these coding sequences:
- a CDS encoding ATP-binding protein yields the protein MRNTATVTNASIDSAGLPKDYKNAIAEYIWNGFDAGASQIDLNFKANELGFLTVINIVDNGSGILHDTLSQSFGNFLDSQKRKSLKRSSYMRGKKGKGRFSFSLFASKATWLTVYKDGNQLWEYKIVIDYDKKEEYEDLDKQVSNQKHTGTTVKLEGIFGLTADALSSVEFYDFLAQEFGWFLLLNKEADYALTINGKAIQYEQLILENESITWIIADHNDNSYRFKVDFIRWGERIGDKYYYYFLNPDKTEVSKQLTSFNNNAIDFHHSVFIESSFFDLLEKEALDESEEDNLFSHTGTFVIYKKLRAELKDFLAKKEKKYLRELAADKHLLQTQEKQLLPLISEDFGDKVDQQDLLDVLRELYCVEPKIFNGLRPSQQKTFLGMLQLLLRSDKRRAIQSMIEQIVTLSEFEKQKLTAVLEKN from the coding sequence ATGAGAAACACAGCTACCGTCACGAATGCCAGCATTGATTCTGCCGGTCTCCCGAAGGATTATAAAAATGCAATTGCAGAATATATTTGGAATGGGTTTGATGCAGGCGCTTCTCAAATAGATTTGAATTTTAAAGCAAACGAGTTAGGCTTCCTCACGGTGATTAATATCGTTGATAACGGTTCTGGAATTTTGCATGATACCTTATCCCAATCTTTTGGTAATTTCTTAGACTCACAAAAAAGAAAGTCACTAAAACGGTCTTCCTATATGCGGGGAAAAAAGGGTAAGGGTCGTTTCTCTTTTTCTCTTTTCGCTTCAAAAGCAACGTGGTTGACCGTTTATAAGGATGGTAATCAACTTTGGGAATATAAAATCGTTATAGATTACGATAAAAAAGAGGAATATGAAGATTTGGATAAACAAGTTTCTAATCAGAAACATACTGGAACAACTGTCAAATTAGAAGGAATATTTGGACTTACAGCTGATGCTTTGTCTTCTGTTGAATTTTATGATTTCCTGGCACAAGAATTTGGCTGGTTTCTCTTGCTTAATAAAGAAGCAGATTATGCTTTGACGATTAATGGTAAAGCAATTCAATACGAACAGCTTATCTTGGAGAATGAATCCATTACTTGGATTATCGCAGATCACAATGATAACAGCTACCGATTCAAAGTAGATTTTATCCGTTGGGGTGAACGTATTGGTGATAAATACTATTACTACTTCCTTAATCCGGATAAAACTGAAGTCAGCAAACAATTGACAAGTTTCAATAATAATGCGATAGATTTTCATCATAGCGTCTTCATTGAGTCTTCATTTTTTGATCTTTTAGAGAAGGAAGCGCTTGATGAAAGTGAAGAAGATAATCTATTCAGTCATACGGGTACATTTGTTATTTATAAAAAACTGCGTGCTGAACTAAAGGACTTTTTAGCAAAGAAAGAGAAAAAATATTTACGGGAATTGGCTGCTGACAAACATTTATTGCAAACGCAAGAAAAGCAGCTACTACCGTTAATTTCTGAAGATTTTGGAGATAAAGTGGATCAACAAGATTTACTTGATGTTCTGCGGGAATTGTACTGTGTTGAACCTAAAATTTTTAATGGATTGCGACCGAGTCAACAAAAAACTTTTTTAGGTATGCTGCAATTACTCTTGCGATCTGACAAAAGAAGAGCTATACAATCTATGATCGAACAGATTGTCACACTTTCAGAATTTGAAAAACAAAAACTAACTGCTGTATTGGAAAAAAACTAA
- a CDS encoding c-type cytochrome codes for MKLLNFKYKKIVLVTSVLAFAMTLSAFVPNQEKPKEEKKFTNLKVLPKSTTPDQLMGAMHEFNASLGVKCGFCHAPSQDDPKKLDFASDANKHKNVARAMMKMTAKINKKYFHTANKEGEIKAISCKTCHNGQEHPEMKIAGL; via the coding sequence ATGAAATTATTAAATTTTAAATACAAGAAAATAGTCTTAGTGACTTCGGTGCTAGCCTTTGCCATGACGTTAAGTGCTTTTGTTCCCAATCAGGAGAAACCGAAAGAGGAGAAAAAATTTACTAATCTGAAGGTTTTACCAAAGAGTACTACCCCAGATCAACTCATGGGAGCGATGCATGAATTTAATGCTTCTTTAGGTGTTAAATGTGGATTCTGTCATGCTCCATCTCAAGATGATCCTAAAAAGTTGGATTTTGCCAGTGACGCGAATAAACATAAAAATGTAGCACGTGCGATGATGAAAATGACGGCTAAAATCAATAAGAAATATTTCCATACCGCAAATAAAGAGGGTGAGATAAAAGCCATTTCATGTAAGACTTGTCATAATGGACAGGAACATCCTGAAATGAAAATAGCTGGTTTGTAA
- a CDS encoding RagB/SusD family nutrient uptake outer membrane protein, translating to MNFRTFNEGKNYYFPIPINVISKNPNITQNPLG from the coding sequence ATCAATTTCCGGACTTTTAATGAAGGTAAGAACTATTATTTCCCGATCCCTATCAATGTGATTTCAAAAAATCCTAATATTACACAAAATCCTCTTGGATAA
- a CDS encoding SIMPL domain-containing protein — protein sequence MKYIPIFIALLAGIVIIIAASLFSNAYRYKFKSSQTITVNGNAKKDFESDLVKWNASYSRKNFDLKSASAQLAEDRELVRKFLIAQGLKSDEIRFEAVNINKDFEYHTDEKGNSYNTFSGYTLSQTVGVESKDLNKVDNASREISTLISQGLELSSSTPNYYYSKLEDLKLELISQASKNAYQRAENIATESSSSLGELVKADLGVFQITGQNDNEEYSSGGAFNTTSRKKTATITVKASYLPR from the coding sequence ATGAAATATATTCCCATTTTTATTGCATTGCTAGCAGGTATTGTTATTATTATTGCTGCAAGTCTTTTCAGCAATGCTTATCGTTATAAATTTAAATCATCACAAACCATTACCGTTAATGGGAATGCTAAAAAAGATTTCGAATCTGATTTAGTAAAATGGAACGCGAGCTACAGTCGTAAAAATTTTGATTTAAAAAGTGCATCCGCACAACTTGCTGAGGATAGAGAATTAGTACGCAAGTTTTTAATTGCACAAGGATTAAAATCGGATGAAATTAGATTTGAAGCGGTTAATATTAATAAAGATTTTGAATATCATACCGACGAAAAAGGAAATAGCTACAATACGTTTTCAGGTTATACGCTTTCGCAAACTGTGGGTGTAGAATCTAAAGATCTGAATAAAGTCGACAATGCATCACGTGAAATATCAACTTTGATATCACAAGGGCTTGAATTAAGCTCGAGCACACCGAATTACTATTATTCAAAATTGGAAGACCTGAAATTAGAGCTGATCTCTCAAGCGTCTAAAAATGCGTATCAAAGGGCAGAAAATATTGCAACAGAATCTTCCTCTTCACTTGGGGAATTAGTAAAAGCGGATCTTGGTGTGTTTCAGATTACGGGTCAAAATGATAATGAAGAATATTCTTCTGGTGGAGCATTTAACACAACTTCAAGAAAAAAGACGGCAACTATCACCGTCAAAGCAAGCTACTTACCTAGATAA
- a CDS encoding glutamine synthetase III, producing MSNLRFKSVEAAASRQNTSLKVETKKATEIYGKNVFSNAKMKDYLPKNSYKELAQAVEEGTAISRDLAEHISQAMKSWALSNGASHYTHWFQPLTGSTAEKHDAFFEPDDNGEAIEKFTADALVQQEPDASSFPNGGIRNTFEARGYTAWDPSSPAFLYETGSGKTLCIPTVFVSYTGESLDYKAPLLKAINAIDKASTEVAQYFDKQITKVNASLGIEQEYFLVDLSLYNARPDLQLTGRTLFGHMSAKGQQLEDHYFGAIPERVLAFMVDLENEALKLGIPLKTRHNEVAPSQFECAPMYEEINLAIDHNQLLQNLMDQVALRHHFKVLLHEKPYSGVNGSGKHNNWSLITNTGVNLLSPGKTPKNNLMFLTFFVNTIKAVYEHADLLRASIASASNDHRLGANEAPPAIISIFLGSQLDELLEEVESARVAKKVKSEANLWHGIPKVPELRLDNTDRNRTSPFAFTGNKFEFRAVGSSANSALPMTVLNVIVANQLNEFKIEVDKQIKKGTKKDLALLNVVRKYIKDSKSIRFEGNGYSEEWEKEAEARGLSNIKSTPKALDVYVKEETLELFERLGIYTKRESEARHEILLENFFKKLQIEARVIEEIVNNQIAPACLIYQNELIKNVQGLKELGLGKESYSSQLNFLERISLHVNTVLEKTEAMRKERKKANQIEDVREKSIAYDEAVKPYFDEIRYHVNKLEKIVDDQKWPLPKLRELLFIS from the coding sequence ATGTCTAATTTAAGATTTAAATCTGTTGAAGCCGCGGCATCTCGCCAAAATACTTCTCTAAAAGTAGAAACTAAAAAAGCAACCGAAATTTACGGTAAAAATGTTTTTTCTAATGCGAAGATGAAAGATTATCTTCCCAAGAATTCGTATAAAGAACTAGCACAAGCTGTAGAAGAAGGAACTGCAATCTCTCGTGATTTGGCGGAACATATTTCTCAAGCAATGAAAAGTTGGGCGCTTTCCAATGGTGCTTCACATTATACACACTGGTTCCAACCGTTAACAGGTTCGACTGCAGAGAAACATGATGCGTTCTTTGAGCCCGATGATAATGGTGAAGCGATTGAAAAGTTTACAGCTGATGCATTGGTACAACAAGAGCCTGATGCTTCTAGTTTCCCTAATGGAGGTATTCGTAATACGTTTGAAGCACGTGGTTATACTGCTTGGGATCCTTCATCACCAGCATTCCTTTATGAAACAGGATCAGGTAAGACCTTATGTATCCCTACTGTTTTTGTTTCCTATACAGGTGAATCATTAGATTATAAAGCTCCTTTATTAAAAGCAATCAATGCGATTGACAAAGCTTCTACAGAAGTTGCACAATACTTTGATAAACAAATCACGAAAGTAAATGCTTCCTTAGGAATTGAACAAGAGTATTTCTTAGTTGATCTTTCGTTATATAATGCACGTCCAGACTTGCAATTAACAGGTCGTACTTTGTTTGGTCATATGTCAGCAAAAGGACAACAATTGGAAGATCATTATTTCGGAGCGATCCCAGAACGCGTTTTAGCATTCATGGTAGACTTGGAAAATGAAGCTTTGAAATTAGGTATTCCATTGAAGACACGTCACAACGAAGTTGCTCCTTCACAATTTGAATGTGCACCGATGTACGAAGAAATCAACTTAGCGATTGATCATAACCAATTGTTACAGAATCTGATGGATCAAGTAGCATTGCGTCATCACTTTAAAGTATTATTACACGAAAAACCATATAGTGGGGTGAATGGTTCTGGTAAACATAACAACTGGTCATTGATAACCAATACGGGTGTTAACTTACTATCTCCAGGAAAAACACCTAAAAACAACTTGATGTTCTTGACATTTTTTGTCAACACGATAAAAGCGGTTTATGAGCATGCCGATTTATTACGTGCATCTATTGCAAGTGCGAGTAATGACCACCGTTTAGGTGCTAATGAAGCTCCTCCAGCGATCATTTCTATTTTCTTAGGTTCTCAGTTGGATGAGTTATTGGAAGAAGTAGAATCAGCTCGTGTAGCTAAAAAAGTGAAATCTGAAGCAAACTTATGGCACGGAATTCCTAAAGTTCCTGAATTGAGATTGGATAACACAGACCGTAACCGTACATCTCCATTCGCATTCACAGGTAACAAATTTGAGTTTAGAGCAGTAGGTTCTTCTGCCAATTCAGCATTGCCAATGACGGTACTCAATGTCATTGTTGCGAATCAGTTGAACGAGTTTAAAATTGAAGTCGATAAACAAATCAAAAAAGGTACAAAGAAAGACTTAGCCTTATTGAATGTTGTTCGTAAATATATCAAAGATTCGAAATCAATTCGTTTTGAAGGAAATGGCTATAGCGAAGAGTGGGAGAAAGAAGCAGAAGCTAGAGGCTTGTCAAACATCAAATCTACACCTAAGGCATTAGATGTATATGTAAAAGAAGAAACACTGGAACTGTTTGAAAGACTAGGAATCTATACAAAACGTGAAAGCGAAGCGCGTCATGAAATCTTGTTAGAAAACTTCTTTAAAAAACTTCAAATTGAAGCCCGTGTTATCGAAGAGATCGTAAACAATCAAATTGCTCCAGCTTGTTTAATCTATCAAAACGAATTGATTAAAAACGTACAAGGATTGAAAGAATTAGGTTTAGGAAAAGAATCTTATAGTTCGCAATTGAATTTCTTAGAGCGTATTTCATTACATGTGAATACTGTTCTAGAAAAAACAGAAGCTATGCGTAAAGAACGTAAAAAAGCGAATCAAATCGAGGACGTACGCGAAAAATCAATCGCTTATGACGAGGCTGTGAAACCTTACTTTGATGAAATACGTTACCACGTTAATAAATTGGAAAAAATTGTTGATGACCAAAAATGGCCATTACCAAAATTGAGAGAATTACTATTCATTAGCTAA
- a CDS encoding aldo/keto reductase, giving the protein MSKVKLGKTDLTFEPIVFGGNVFGWTIDEQDSFRILDAFVDHGFSLIDTANQYSYWVPGNIGGESEQIIGNWLKKSGKRKQVLIATKVGGAKADSPTPNTAKDYIIKEVEYSLKRLQIEVIDLYQTHFDNESIPVEETLAAYQQLIKEGKVRWIGASNLSPARLEESLTKSAQLHLPKYESLQPEYNLYNRQKYEQLYEKIVQENDLSVITYYSLASGFLTGKYRSLDDLSKSARGGAVKNMLDNRGLRILKALDEVSAQHNRSISSVALAWIIARPSITAPIVSATSLQQLESFTEAIQIQLREQDLEKLNLASSYA; this is encoded by the coding sequence ATGAGTAAAGTAAAATTAGGCAAAACAGACTTAACATTTGAACCTATCGTTTTTGGAGGTAATGTATTTGGGTGGACCATTGATGAGCAGGATTCCTTCCGTATATTAGATGCATTTGTAGATCATGGATTTAGTTTGATCGATACAGCCAACCAGTATTCCTATTGGGTACCCGGAAATATTGGCGGAGAATCTGAACAGATTATTGGTAATTGGTTGAAAAAATCAGGCAAGCGCAAACAGGTTTTAATTGCAACGAAAGTCGGTGGGGCAAAAGCAGACAGCCCTACTCCCAATACAGCTAAAGACTATATCATTAAAGAAGTTGAATATTCACTGAAAAGGTTACAAATTGAAGTCATCGATTTGTACCAAACGCATTTCGATAATGAATCTATTCCTGTTGAAGAAACATTAGCCGCTTATCAGCAATTGATCAAAGAGGGGAAAGTAAGATGGATTGGTGCTTCGAATTTAAGTCCTGCACGTTTGGAAGAGTCGTTAACCAAGAGCGCACAGCTTCATCTTCCTAAATACGAATCTCTGCAACCAGAATACAACTTATACAACAGACAAAAATATGAACAGCTCTATGAAAAAATAGTGCAAGAGAACGACTTGAGTGTTATCACTTATTACTCCTTGGCGAGTGGTTTTTTAACAGGTAAATATAGAAGTCTGGATGATCTCTCAAAATCTGCGCGTGGTGGAGCTGTCAAGAACATGCTAGACAATCGTGGGTTACGTATTTTAAAAGCTTTGGATGAAGTTTCTGCTCAGCACAACAGATCCATATCAAGTGTTGCATTAGCTTGGATCATCGCACGACCAAGTATCACTGCTCCTATTGTCAGTGCGACCAGCTTACAACAGCTAGAAAGTTTTACAGAAGCAATTCAGATACAATTGCGTGAACAAGATCTTGAAAAATTAAATCTGGCCAGCAGTTATGCATAA
- a CDS encoding prolyl oligopeptidase family serine peptidase, giving the protein MNKRIILLGFFALQIASTWAQKQPLNHTVYDNWQSITANEISRTGTYIYFQILPQEGDGKLYVKNNLNKDLFSLPRGYNASLTNDETNLVSLIKPKFEDTRQAKIKKKKPEDMPKDSIAVFSIVTGKLSKFSDVKSYKLAEEGNRYFGFLTDGKIEVRTKTDTTASQTKKTVKGATLHVFDFATGDTLNFQYVDQYDFNKAGNMLVFSKKVDAKDSISHISGVFLYDFTKKSLKKITNGRGDYKNFTFDDSGQQLVYLGDRSSEKSLLKDFNIYYYTTKQDSSRIVVRQQTAGVPKNWYVSGDGDLKFSKNGEKLFLGLAPIPPVKDTTLVDFEHAKVDVWHWQDDYLQPQQLINLKKDLAQSFLSVYYPKQNSPIIPLVDDKFNPVRTTLEADQEYVLATSDYGKRIETQWDYRSRQDVYVISTISGARQLVIENLSGQSFLTPDGRYVVYFNQENGNWYSYQIDLRKTTTLNDGLPVSFVDEDNDMPAKPNGYGMAAWAVDNKGIYIYDKYDIWYFALDGSDHYMVTNGYGRVSRIVLRYQNLLHAKDKRKETNILDQRQRVILTAFNEKTKENGFYELKGKHNDPKVIVMAPKAFKNLQASGDQKYVLYTKEDYANSPDLYLNDNAFKKEDRLTNLNPQQANYNWGTAELVKWTTPAGHAAEGILYKPEDFDPNKKYPIIAYFYEKLTDGLYNYQAPAPTPSRLNISYFVSNGYLVFAPDISYVTGQPGKSAEEYINSGMQYLAQNTWVDAKKMGIQGQSWGGYQVAYLITATNMYAAAWAGAPVVNMTSAYGGIRWQTGMSRQFQYENTQSRIGKTLWEDRDAYLANSPLFHLDKVTTPVVIMSNDNDGAVPWYQGIEMFTALRRLQKPVWMLNYNGDEHNLMLRQNRKDIQIREQQFFDHYLKGSAAPKWLKSGVLAKEKGVDWGFSTE; this is encoded by the coding sequence ATGAACAAAAGAATCATCCTACTCGGATTTTTTGCATTACAAATAGCGTCCACATGGGCGCAAAAACAACCATTAAATCATACGGTATATGATAACTGGCAAAGTATAACAGCAAATGAGATCAGTAGAACGGGTACATATATTTATTTTCAAATACTCCCTCAAGAAGGGGATGGGAAATTATATGTAAAGAATAATTTAAATAAGGATCTGTTTTCTTTACCAAGAGGTTATAATGCGAGTTTAACAAATGATGAAACAAATCTCGTTTCCTTAATAAAACCTAAGTTTGAAGATACACGACAAGCTAAAATAAAGAAAAAGAAGCCAGAAGATATGCCGAAAGATTCCATTGCTGTTTTTTCTATAGTAACGGGAAAATTATCCAAGTTTTCTGATGTTAAATCATACAAATTAGCAGAAGAAGGAAATCGTTACTTCGGTTTTTTAACAGATGGTAAAATAGAGGTGCGTACTAAAACAGATACAACCGCTTCACAAACTAAGAAAACAGTTAAAGGAGCTACCTTGCATGTTTTTGATTTCGCAACAGGGGATACCTTAAATTTTCAGTATGTTGATCAGTATGACTTTAATAAAGCTGGCAATATGTTAGTTTTTTCTAAGAAAGTAGATGCTAAAGACTCGATATCTCATATATCGGGTGTTTTTTTATATGACTTCACTAAAAAGTCGTTAAAAAAGATCACAAACGGCCGTGGAGATTATAAAAATTTCACTTTTGACGATTCAGGACAACAGCTTGTATACTTAGGAGACAGATCTTCGGAGAAATCGTTACTTAAAGATTTCAATATCTATTATTACACGACGAAACAAGATTCTTCCCGTATTGTAGTTCGTCAACAGACCGCTGGTGTTCCTAAAAATTGGTATGTAAGTGGTGATGGTGACCTGAAATTTAGTAAAAATGGAGAAAAACTATTTTTGGGGCTAGCACCTATTCCTCCAGTTAAAGATACCACATTAGTTGACTTTGAACATGCAAAGGTAGATGTCTGGCATTGGCAAGATGATTATTTGCAACCTCAGCAATTGATCAATTTGAAAAAAGATTTAGCGCAGAGTTTTTTAAGTGTTTATTATCCCAAACAAAATAGTCCCATTATCCCACTTGTGGATGACAAATTTAATCCTGTAAGAACCACGCTCGAGGCTGACCAAGAATATGTATTGGCAACGAGTGATTATGGCAAAAGAATAGAGACGCAATGGGATTATAGAAGTAGACAAGATGTGTATGTCATCTCCACGATTTCAGGTGCACGCCAACTCGTGATAGAGAATTTATCGGGACAGTCTTTTTTAACTCCTGATGGGCGATATGTCGTATATTTTAATCAAGAAAATGGAAATTGGTATTCCTATCAAATTGATCTTAGGAAAACAACAACATTGAATGATGGCCTACCTGTATCATTTGTTGATGAAGATAATGATATGCCAGCTAAGCCGAATGGATATGGCATGGCCGCCTGGGCAGTGGATAACAAAGGTATTTATATCTATGATAAATATGATATTTGGTATTTTGCTTTAGATGGTTCTGATCATTATATGGTAACAAATGGGTATGGCCGCGTATCTCGTATTGTATTGCGTTATCAAAATCTTCTACATGCAAAAGACAAAAGGAAAGAAACAAATATACTCGATCAACGTCAGCGTGTTATTTTAACTGCTTTTAATGAGAAAACGAAGGAGAATGGATTTTATGAATTAAAAGGAAAGCATAACGATCCAAAGGTAATCGTCATGGCTCCAAAAGCTTTTAAAAATTTACAAGCTTCAGGTGATCAAAAATACGTGTTGTATACAAAAGAGGATTATGCAAATAGTCCAGATTTATATTTGAATGACAATGCGTTCAAAAAAGAAGATCGGTTGACGAATCTTAATCCGCAACAGGCCAATTATAATTGGGGAACGGCTGAATTGGTGAAATGGACAACACCTGCAGGACATGCTGCCGAAGGAATTCTATATAAACCTGAAGATTTTGATCCCAATAAAAAATACCCCATTATTGCTTACTTCTATGAAAAATTGACAGATGGTCTATATAATTACCAAGCTCCTGCGCCAACACCTTCTCGATTGAATATTTCCTATTTTGTCAGCAATGGCTATTTGGTTTTTGCACCTGATATTTCCTATGTGACGGGTCAGCCAGGTAAGTCTGCTGAAGAATATATTAATTCAGGTATGCAATACTTGGCTCAAAATACCTGGGTAGATGCTAAAAAGATGGGTATACAGGGGCAAAGCTGGGGAGGATATCAAGTCGCATATTTAATTACGGCAACAAATATGTATGCAGCTGCTTGGGCTGGAGCTCCTGTTGTGAATATGACTTCTGCTTATGGAGGAATTCGTTGGCAAACCGGAATGTCTCGACAATTTCAATACGAAAATACACAAAGTCGGATAGGGAAGACACTTTGGGAAGATCGTGATGCTTATCTAGCGAATTCACCTTTATTTCACTTAGATAAAGTGACAACACCTGTTGTCATCATGTCCAATGACAACGACGGTGCTGTGCCTTGGTATCAAGGTATCGAAATGTTCACCGCTTTACGTCGTTTGCAGAAACCAGTTTGGATGCTTAACTATAATGGAGACGAACATAATTTGATGCTAAGACAAAATAGAAAAGATATCCAGATCCGCGAACAGCAGTTTTTTGATCATTATTTAAAAGGATCTGCTGCTCCAAAATGGTTGAAATCGGGTGTTTTAGCAAAAGAAAAAGGTGTGGATTGGGGATTTTCTACTGAATAA
- a CDS encoding D-2-hydroxyacid dehydrogenase family protein — MKITILDDYQNVIETLKCFERLSGQHVEILHKTEKDPNKLSVLLSDTEILVLTRERTEITDELLNKLPKLKLISQTGKISNHLDLNACTKYKVSVAEGVGSPIAPAELTWALLMNTVRQIPQAIEGLKDGKWQINIGTTINGKILGIWGYGKIGQKIAQYAKVFGAKVVVWGSESSRKKAVEDGFEQAESKEFFFRNVDIVTLHLRLNEQTIGIVKEADLLNMKETSVLINTARAELIEKNGLENVLKSGKNMLVGIDVYETEPIYDKDFELLKMNNVVCTPHLGYVEQNGYELYFGKAFENVINYINGNPTNIANPETLN, encoded by the coding sequence ATGAAAATTACTATTCTGGATGACTATCAAAATGTTATAGAAACATTGAAATGTTTTGAACGCTTAAGCGGACAACATGTAGAAATCTTACACAAAACCGAAAAAGACCCCAATAAACTTTCGGTATTATTATCTGACACAGAAATTTTGGTATTAACGAGAGAACGAACTGAGATAACAGATGAACTTTTAAACAAATTACCAAAACTAAAACTCATCAGTCAAACAGGAAAAATTTCGAATCATTTAGATCTTAACGCTTGTACTAAATATAAAGTTTCAGTTGCAGAAGGTGTTGGTTCGCCAATAGCGCCTGCAGAATTGACTTGGGCATTATTAATGAATACGGTAAGACAGATTCCACAAGCTATTGAGGGACTGAAAGATGGAAAGTGGCAAATAAATATAGGCACAACGATAAATGGAAAGATTTTAGGAATTTGGGGATACGGAAAGATAGGGCAAAAAATAGCACAATATGCTAAAGTATTTGGTGCTAAGGTTGTCGTTTGGGGTAGTGAAAGTTCAAGAAAGAAAGCTGTTGAAGATGGTTTTGAACAAGCAGAAAGTAAGGAGTTTTTCTTTAGAAATGTAGATATTGTCACCTTACATTTAAGACTAAACGAACAGACAATCGGAATTGTAAAAGAAGCAGATTTACTAAATATGAAAGAAACCTCTGTTCTGATAAATACAGCAAGGGCTGAACTTATTGAAAAGAACGGTCTAGAAAATGTTTTAAAAAGCGGAAAGAACATGCTCGTAGGTATTGACGTTTATGAAACAGAGCCCATCTATGACAAAGATTTCGAGTTATTGAAGATGAATAATGTTGTTTGTACACCACATTTAGGGTATGTAGAACAAAATGGATATGAACTATATTTTGGTAAGGCTTTTGAAAATGTTATAAATTATATAAACGGAAACCCAACAAATATTGCAAACCCAGAAACGCTGAACTAA
- a CDS encoding AbiH family protein, translating into MLKRSNKIFLIGNGFDLNHGLKTSYRNFIVDYLKNSFISAQNQVKGIYQDECFEIQVNHDCEINLMFKDLESLDNMIKSPRIDISDGVFNYFDENIQIRLIPKNDFVRFILKECFESDWNGIEDAILRFLKTSHSKLVQDKSVISIHRKKSILYCEEYENIKSLNDSVACLKSKLIDYLKTQNSPISFKDYLFRNHVDWGNKFKQSSQMDTVGNTERNVLFLNFNYTNYITSISAEVKRNVDDYYTNFEIVNIHGDIHSNIDNVIFGIGDEQNDFYSEIETLYDDEWLKSMKSFHYFRTSSYSKLLGFIAKGNYEIYILGHSCSITDRTLLNMLFEDKYCQKIHVFHYSGMESYLTTTYNIARNFKDKVKLRSVLQHFNEALKME; encoded by the coding sequence ATGTTAAAACGTAGCAATAAAATATTTCTAATAGGAAATGGTTTTGATTTAAATCATGGATTAAAGACGAGCTATAGGAACTTTATAGTCGATTACCTAAAAAATTCCTTCATATCTGCTCAAAATCAAGTCAAAGGAATTTATCAAGATGAATGTTTTGAGATTCAAGTGAATCATGACTGTGAAATTAATTTAATGTTTAAAGATTTAGAATCGTTAGATAATATGATCAAAAGTCCACGAATTGACATCTCGGACGGAGTGTTTAACTATTTTGATGAAAATATTCAAATACGCTTAATTCCAAAAAATGATTTTGTCCGTTTTATTTTGAAAGAATGTTTCGAAAGCGACTGGAATGGTATAGAAGATGCAATATTAAGATTTCTTAAAACTTCCCATTCTAAATTAGTTCAGGATAAAAGTGTGATAAGCATACATAGAAAAAAATCTATTCTTTATTGCGAGGAATATGAAAATATAAAAAGTTTAAACGATTCTGTTGCTTGTTTGAAAAGTAAGCTTATTGATTATCTTAAAACACAAAACTCACCAATATCTTTTAAAGACTACTTATTTAGAAATCATGTTGATTGGGGAAATAAATTTAAACAATCATCTCAAATGGATACTGTTGGAAACACCGAACGAAATGTACTTTTTTTGAATTTTAATTATACAAATTATATTACATCAATTAGTGCCGAAGTTAAACGTAATGTTGATGATTATTATACGAATTTTGAAATTGTAAATATTCATGGCGACATTCATAGCAATATTGATAATGTTATATTTGGAATTGGTGATGAACAGAATGATTTTTATTCTGAGATAGAAACTTTGTATGATGATGAATGGTTAAAGAGCATGAAATCTTTTCATTATTTTAGAACTAGTAGCTATAGCAAACTCCTTGGCTTTATAGCTAAAGGGAATTATGAAATATACATACTTGGCCATTCTTGTAGTATTACTGATCGTACCTTACTAAATATGTTATTTGAAGATAAATACTGCCAAAAGATCCATGTATTCCATTATAGTGGAATGGAGTCTTATCTTACAACTACCTACAATATTGCTCGTAATTTTAAAGATAAAGTAAAATTACGAAGCGTTTTGCAACATTTTAATGAAGCATTAAAAATGGAATAG